One Campylobacter sp. MIT 99-7217 genomic window, GGCTTAGTGCTTATGTGCTTTTAGTCGCACTTGTAGCCTTGATCTCCGCTTTTTTAATGGCTTCAAGATATAAACAAAAAGCTCAGTAATATCCCACACACAAGCTTGAAGTGAGTTTTATCCTCTTTTCAAGCGGTGTGGGGCTAAAAAAATGACATTTTTCGATATAAATGTATTTATCATAGCTTAAATTTAAAAGATCGTAAAATGCCTTTAAATTGACAAATTTTATCCCACAAATTTCTTTTAGCTCGAGCAAATGATAAATTTGCGAGTTATTTTTTTCTACCAGATGAGAAGGTGCAAGCGTGGTAAAAGAACAAAAAGCGCTCGCAAGCGTAAAGCCATTTAAATCATCGCAAGAACTTAAAGCTTGGTAGTGTTTTGGCAATATACAAGATTTATGTAAAAAAATGGTTCTTGTGCCTTGATACCTAGCTACATACGCATTTTTCCAAAATTTATAAGCATTTTTTGAAATATTTGCAAATTTATGAAACTGAGCATTTAAAACATAATCATTCAAAAAAGCATTTGGCGGTAAAACAATGCTAGTCATAAAAACTAGATTTCAAGTGCTTGCTTGAGATTATTCCTTGCAAAATCAGGTAATTTAGATGTGAAATTATCAATATTAAAATCCACGCCCTGAGTCTTTGCCTCTTTGATAAGATTTAAAGCTACATTAATTTTAAATACTGAACCACCATCATAAGGCGAAAAGATATGATTTGTAATCGCTAGAGCATAGGCGCTTTTTTTGATTTTATTTTCAGCCGCATGCGGAGTATTAATAAAACAAATCGTTTCAATCAAACTTTCATCAAAGCCCCAGCGATAAAATAAAAATCCAAGAAAAGAAATATGATCAACACCTAAAAAATCATTCTCTACCATATCTATATTTTGAAAATTATGCTCCTTTAAGGCACGCAAAAAATCTTTATCTTTCTTATTTTCAATCAAGAAATTTGAGAAAATAATCATACCAAATCTCAAAAGCATAGCACAAGGGATAAGAAAATATGAAAGTTGTTTATCTTCATGAGAAAGCCAATCAGAGACAAATTGCACTTCGGCACTACAATTACTCAAAAATTTATCTGTATTTAAACCATAAGCTGAAACATCAGCTTTCTCTCCCTTCAAAGAATCAGCTACGATCATATTTTTAACATTGACAGCACCAAGCAAATTTACAGCTTGCTGTATAGTAGTGATTTGACGAGAAAAGCTATAAAATGGCGAATTCGCAAGTTGCAAAAGTTTAGCCGTTACAATAGGATCGCCCTGAATAATCTCTGCAACTTTATTGATCTGAAGATGAGAACCCTCCTGTTCTACATAAAGTTTTAAATCTCTCACGGTCTTAGGTAGAGGAGGAAGCTTTTGCACCTGCTCTAGCAAGAGTTCATTCATATCTTGAGCTTGTTCCATATCTGTCCTTCTTTCATATCAACACAAGAAAAATATATAATTTTTAAAATGTTATAATTATAACTCATTTTTGTTTCCTTGTAGTTTAAATTTTTAAAAAAATCATCTTTTATAAAATATTCCTTAAAAAATTTAAAGAATAAACAAAAACATCGTCATAATTTTTTATGCAAAAATATGTGAAGATTCAAGCAGGTAAAAAACCTGCTTGAATATTAGGAATGAGAATGTCCACCAGCTCCGTGAGCCTTGCCGTGTCCATGAGGTTTATGCGGATTGTTGCCCTTTACATGCTCAAGTTCGCCATTTGCATGAATTTTATAAGCTTGCCCAAAGCCCTTAACAAAGCTTCCTTCCTTATAATTTAACTTCACAAGATGAAAATCAAGCATATTTCTGATCATCTTAATCCCGCCATCAGAATCATTTTGTCTTTCAAATTCATCATAAATGGCATCAAATTCAGCTCCTCTAGGTAAAAATTCGGCTTCAACGCGATATCTTATCCTTTTTCTTAGGATCATCGACGCTGCTTTTTCCTCATCTTCAACAAACAATACTTCTATGTTTTTTGGATTTTCTTTGATACTCTTGTAGTGATCGGCAACCTCGCTGATATAGATATAATCTCCTTTTTGAGTTTGTACCAAAGGAGCATAAGTGCATTCTACACCATTTGCACCCTGAGTTGCTAAACAAACTGAACCAAAGCCAGCTTTAAATTTATCAAGTTCGGCTTGAATTTTATCAAGTGTTTTTTTAACGCTAGAGCAAAGTTCTATGATAGCATCTTTTAAAGTTTCTTCATTTGCCTTTTTTGGAAAAGGAATACG contains:
- a CDS encoding cysteine permease, with translation MTSIVLPPNAFLNDYVLNAQFHKFANISKNAYKFWKNAYVARYQGTRTIFLHKSCILPKHYQALSSCDDLNGFTLASAFCSFTTLAPSHLVEKNNSQIYHLLELKEICGIKFVNLKAFYDLLNLSYDKYIYIEKCHFFSPTPLEKRIKLTSSLCVGYY
- a CDS encoding HDOD domain-containing protein, producing the protein MEQAQDMNELLLEQVQKLPPLPKTVRDLKLYVEQEGSHLQINKVAEIIQGDPIVTAKLLQLANSPFYSFSRQITTIQQAVNLLGAVNVKNMIVADSLKGEKADVSAYGLNTDKFLSNCSAEVQFVSDWLSHEDKQLSYFLIPCAMLLRFGMIIFSNFLIENKKDKDFLRALKEHNFQNIDMVENDFLGVDHISFLGFLFYRWGFDESLIETICFINTPHAAENKIKKSAYALAITNHIFSPYDGGSVFKINVALNLIKEAKTQGVDFNIDNFTSKLPDFARNNLKQALEI
- a CDS encoding HugZ family heme oxygenase encodes the protein MSFESIISHMNGHHKENLVDLCKKYASVDEVSEVELKGVDFEGLDIVYNGGKDLRIPFPKKANEETLKDAIIELCSSVKKTLDKIQAELDKFKAGFGSVCLATQGANGVECTYAPLVQTQKGDYIYISEVADHYKSIKENPKNIEVLFVEDEEKAASMILRKRIRYRVEAEFLPRGAEFDAIYDEFERQNDSDGGIKMIRNMLDFHLVKLNYKEGSFVKGFGQAYKIHANGELEHVKGNNPHKPHGHGKAHGAGGHSHS